From Geomonas agri, one genomic window encodes:
- a CDS encoding cytochrome C translates to MAVLAALVLCAPVQAFHRGGVAECEGCHSIHNSQGGQPNSQAGTTGSYLLKGNDASSVCLNCHQVTGDLGPTSYHVSTAAIDMPAGSPPRQMTPGGDFGWLKKTYTWFNALGSSTIQQSPGNRHGHNIVSIDYGYDMDYDKPTAPGGTYPAASMSCISCHDPHGKYRRLMDGSITTSGVPITGSGSLVRSADPNAMSAVGVYRLLGGSGYYPKSLGPANAFANNPPAAIAADVYNRAENVTQTRVAYGAGMSEWCRNCHATIHTDAVPTSLKHPAGSTGVTSGTLGAVIAGWYDQYVKDGDLTGTESNAYLSLVPFEIGSADYRLVLKPIAGTTPTKGPSLSDGTPQVMCLSCHRAHASGWDGSMRWNNRSPSIVYAGKYSQTGDIQPYGQGRSDLEATAAYDNIPASFFAYNQNPLCYKCHQSGTFP, encoded by the coding sequence TTGGCGGTCCTAGCGGCCCTGGTGCTGTGCGCTCCTGTCCAGGCCTTCCACCGGGGCGGCGTGGCAGAGTGCGAGGGGTGTCACTCCATCCACAACTCTCAGGGGGGGCAACCCAACAGCCAGGCCGGCACGACAGGCAGTTACTTGCTTAAGGGAAACGACGCAAGCTCGGTTTGCCTGAACTGCCATCAGGTGACCGGCGACCTTGGGCCCACCTCGTATCATGTCAGCACGGCCGCCATCGATATGCCGGCCGGTTCACCACCCCGCCAGATGACCCCGGGCGGTGATTTCGGTTGGCTCAAAAAGACCTACACCTGGTTCAATGCCCTTGGTTCCTCTACCATCCAGCAAAGCCCCGGCAACCGGCACGGCCACAATATCGTTTCCATTGACTACGGCTATGACATGGATTATGACAAGCCGACGGCTCCCGGCGGCACGTATCCGGCGGCCTCCATGTCCTGCATCAGCTGCCACGACCCGCACGGCAAGTACCGCCGCCTCATGGACGGCAGTATCACCACCTCTGGCGTACCGATCACGGGGTCGGGCTCCTTGGTTCGCAGCGCTGACCCCAATGCGATGAGCGCTGTCGGGGTCTACCGCCTGCTGGGGGGGAGCGGTTACTACCCGAAATCCCTGGGACCGGCAAACGCCTTTGCAAATAACCCTCCCGCAGCGATAGCGGCCGACGTGTACAATCGCGCCGAAAACGTCACTCAGACTAGGGTCGCCTACGGCGCGGGCATGTCGGAGTGGTGCCGCAACTGCCATGCCACCATTCATACGGATGCGGTACCCACCTCCCTCAAACACCCGGCCGGCAGCACGGGCGTCACGAGCGGCACCCTGGGCGCGGTCATTGCGGGATGGTACGACCAGTATGTCAAGGATGGCGACCTGACCGGCACAGAGAGCAATGCCTATCTATCGCTGGTGCCCTTTGAAATCGGCTCGGCCGATTACCGGCTGGTACTCAAACCGATCGCGGGCACGACACCGACCAAAGGACCGTCGCTCAGCGACGGCACCCCGCAGGTGATGTGTCTCTCCTGTCACCGAGCCCACGCCAGCGGCTGGGACGGTTCCATGCGCTGGAACAATCGGTCGCCCTCCATCGTGTACGCTGGCAAATATTCACAGACGGGTGATATCCAGCCCTATGGGCAGGGGAGGTCCGATCTGGAGGCCACGGCGGCGTACGACAACATTCCCGCCTCCTTTTTTGCGTACAACCAGAACCCGTTGTGTTACAAGTGCCACCAGAGCGGGACTTTTCCGTAG
- a CDS encoding YncE family protein — MSTRFLLIAAALLLFCSGCAQTRLAAKPLLAPSQGELFLYCEPLSQEAAKLHFAVTDVAAIRDDGLTVSLTLAFKEFAQADLRRQRLFAQGIVPAGRYVGLAFTVKHAELSGETGAMRLLVQDRPTEVKIDASVRDGKAAVVTLNLNYRESVKGVEFSPAFMAEIPLKPLPGLSGYVTNRGDNTITVFDRRSARVGGVVETGPGPSGIALDQTLMRAYVALSGQNVLAVFDVKENDFTDRIRLNPGDEPSFVGLSADGKTAVTANTGSNSASIIDIQALSEVARLPTGIGPEFLIMDRSGRRAFVFNRLSNSITVIDLATRQVAATIPTESAPVYGQFNRKGDRLYVAHGMTPNILEISLDTLSITRRINAGSGVSALKVNSATDLLYVATRFGGIIDVYDPSSLMPVNFLRADGGVNYMTIDGEENNLLALHPRNRLIRLINLVSKKERGVVDTGADPYCAVIFGERL, encoded by the coding sequence ATGTCCACCAGATTCCTGCTGATTGCCGCAGCACTGCTGCTGTTCTGTTCCGGCTGTGCCCAGACCCGCCTGGCAGCGAAGCCGCTGCTTGCCCCGTCTCAGGGGGAGTTGTTCCTGTACTGCGAACCGTTGTCCCAAGAAGCGGCAAAGCTGCACTTTGCCGTTACCGATGTTGCCGCCATCCGAGACGACGGCCTGACAGTCTCCCTCACGCTGGCGTTCAAAGAGTTTGCCCAGGCTGATCTGCGTCGGCAGCGGCTGTTTGCCCAAGGGATTGTTCCGGCTGGCCGCTATGTCGGCCTGGCATTCACGGTCAAGCACGCCGAACTGTCGGGCGAGACGGGCGCTATGCGACTTTTAGTGCAGGACAGGCCCACCGAGGTAAAAATCGATGCCTCCGTCAGGGATGGCAAGGCCGCTGTCGTCACGCTGAACCTCAATTACCGCGAGTCCGTAAAGGGGGTTGAATTCAGTCCCGCTTTCATGGCAGAGATCCCTCTCAAGCCGCTTCCCGGGCTGTCCGGGTATGTAACCAACCGCGGGGATAACACCATCACGGTGTTTGACCGACGATCGGCCCGGGTCGGGGGGGTGGTCGAAACCGGCCCCGGCCCGTCGGGCATTGCCCTGGACCAAACCCTGATGCGGGCCTATGTGGCTCTGTCGGGGCAGAATGTCCTAGCTGTGTTCGACGTCAAGGAAAATGATTTCACCGACCGCATCAGGCTTAACCCAGGCGATGAACCCAGTTTCGTGGGGCTCTCCGCCGACGGGAAAACGGCCGTGACCGCCAACACCGGCTCCAACAGCGCCAGCATCATCGATATCCAGGCCCTGAGCGAGGTTGCCCGTCTGCCAACGGGCATCGGGCCGGAGTTCCTGATCATGGACCGTTCCGGGCGCAGGGCGTTTGTGTTCAACAGACTCTCCAACAGCATTACGGTTATTGATCTGGCGACGCGGCAGGTGGCCGCGACCATCCCAACCGAATCAGCGCCCGTTTACGGACAATTCAACCGCAAAGGGGACCGGCTGTATGTTGCTCACGGCATGACTCCCAACATCTTGGAAATCTCGCTTGACACCCTGTCGATAACCAGGCGGATCAACGCCGGCAGTGGTGTCAGCGCCCTAAAGGTAAATTCGGCCACGGATCTGCTCTATGTCGCCACCAGATTCGGTGGGATCATCGATGTCTACGACCCCTCTTCACTTATGCCGGTCAATTTCCTGAGAGCGGACGGCGGGGTCAATTACATGACCATTGACGGGGAGGAAAACAACCTGCTGGCGCTGCATCCCCGCAACCGACTGATCCGCTTGATCAATCTGGTCAGCAAGAAGGAGCGCGGCGTGGTCGATACCGGAGCCGATCCATACTGTGCTGTAATCTTCGGCGAGCGTTTATGA
- a CDS encoding phospholipase D-like domain-containing protein, with product MCRSVILVCVVFIILTIPCFSASQKTAELLVVSFPTDEGGVEAIAKEINSAKSQILVQAYSFISKPIAHALIEARKRGVRIEAVLDSSQRSAPFVSDDFVSRADIPTYTDSEHTIAISKAFIIDRNTLITGSIDFTDETGKKNADGLVIVKGNKPLVYRFLRDFEEHKRHSGKGAAFYN from the coding sequence ATGTGCCGTTCTGTCATTTTAGTCTGTGTTGTATTCATTATCCTCACTATCCCCTGCTTTAGTGCCTCCCAAAAAACTGCTGAACTTCTAGTCGTTTCCTTCCCAACTGATGAAGGGGGTGTTGAGGCCATTGCCAAAGAGATCAATTCAGCTAAGTCCCAGATCCTAGTCCAGGCATATTCTTTCATATCCAAACCGATAGCACATGCACTCATAGAAGCACGCAAACGCGGTGTCAGGATAGAAGCCGTACTGGACTCAAGCCAGCGCAGTGCTCCATTCGTATCAGATGACTTCGTATCCCGTGCCGACATACCTACATATACTGATTCAGAACACACCATTGCTATCAGTAAGGCATTCATCATAGACCGGAATACCCTGATTACAGGTTCCATAGATTTCACCGATGAAACTGGGAAGAAGAACGCAGACGGTCTCGTAATCGTTAAAGGCAACAAGCCCTTGGTGTATAGATTTTTAAGGGACTTCGAGGAACATAAGAGGCATTCCGGGAAGGGTGCTGCCTTTTATAATTAA